One window of Candidatus Nitrospira kreftii genomic DNA carries:
- a CDS encoding hypothetical protein (conserved protein of unknown function): MVSVQIFGQMLRAAVDESEIEVPVTGPVTVNQLIEANPTQLGGLLPYIKSRETLITINRKIGSEDSLVKDGDMVKFSFQSRTSYDGTRDIPT, encoded by the coding sequence ATGGTATCAGTGCAGATATTCGGTCAAATGTTACGCGCAGCCGTCGATGAGAGCGAGATTGAAGTCCCCGTAACAGGTCCGGTCACTGTGAATCAACTGATCGAAGCGAACCCAACGCAGCTGGGGGGCTTGCTCCCGTATATCAAGAGCCGAGAAACACTCATTACGATCAACAGGAAAATAGGCTCAGAGGATTCGCTCGTCAAAGACGGTGACATGGTGAAGTTCTCGTTCCAATCTCGTACGTCGTACGACGGGACGAGAGATATTCCTACCTAA